One segment of Choloepus didactylus isolate mChoDid1 chromosome 15, mChoDid1.pri, whole genome shotgun sequence DNA contains the following:
- the LOC119510266 gene encoding LOW QUALITY PROTEIN: 52 kDa repressor of the inhibitor of the protein kinase-like (The sequence of the model RefSeq protein was modified relative to this genomic sequence to represent the inferred CDS: inserted 1 base in 1 codon), producing MPNFCAAPNCTRKSTQSDLAFFRFPRDPARCQKWVENCRRADLEDKTPDQLNKHYRLCAKHFETSMICRTSPYRTVLRDNAIPTIFDLTSHLNNPHSRHRKRIKELSEDEIRTLKQKKIDETSEQEQKHKETNNSSAQNPNIEEGGEEQDEDILPLTLEEKENKEYLKSLFEILILMGKQNIPLDGHEADELPEGLFTPDNFQALLECRINSGEEVLRKRFETTAVNTLFCSKTQQKQMLEICESCIREETLREVRDSHFFSIITDDVVDIAGEEHLPVLVRFVDESHNLREEFVGFLPYEADAEILAVKFHTTITEKWGLNMEYCRGQAYIVSSGFSSKMKVVASRLLEKYPQAIYTLCSSCALNMWLAKSVPVTGVSVALGTIEEVSSFFHRSPQLLLELDRVISVLFQSNEERGNELKEICHSQWTGRHDAFEILVELLQALXLCLDGINSDTNIRWNNCIAGRAFVLCSAVTDFDFIVTIVVLKNVLSFTRAFGKNLQGQTSDVFFAASSLTAVLHSLNEVMENIEVYHEFWFEEATNLATKLDIHMKLPGKFRRAQQGNLESQLTSESYYKETLSVPTVEHIIQELKDIFSEQHLKALKCLSLVPSVMGQLKFNTSEEHHADMYRSDLPNPDTLSAELHCWRIKWKHRGKDIELPSTIYEALHLPDIKFFPNVYALLKVLCILPVMKVENERYENGRKRLKAYLRNTLTDQRSSNLALLNINFDIKHDLDLMVDTYIKLYTTKSELPTGNSETIENT from the exons ATGCCGAACTTCTGCGCTGCCCCCAACTGCACGCGGAAGAGCACGCAGTCCGACCTGGCCTTCTTCAGGTTTCCGCGGGACCCGGCCAGATGCCAGAAGTGGGTGGAGAATTGTAGGAGAGCAGACTTAGAAGATAAAACACCTGATCAGCTAAATAAACATTATCGgttatgtgccaaacactttgaGACCTCTATGATCTGTAGAACT AGTCCTTATAGGACAGTTCTTCGAGATAATGCTATACCAACAATATTTGATCTTACCAGTCATTTGAACAATCCACATAGTAGACACAGAAAACGAATAAAAGAATTGAGTGAAGATGAAATCAGGacattgaaacagaaaaaaattgatgaaacttctgaacaggaacaaaaacataaagaaacaaacaacagcagtgCTCAGAACCCAAATATAGAAGAAGGGGGTGAAGAACAAGATGAAGATATTTTACCTTTAAcccttgaagaaaaggaaaacaaagaatacctaaaatctttatttgaaattttgattcttatgggaaaacaaaacatacctttGGATGGGCATGAGGCTGATGAACTCCCAGAAGGTCTCTTTACGCCTGATAACTTTCAAGCATTGCTGGAGTGCCGAATAAATTCTGGTGAAGAGGTTCTGAGAAAGCGCTTTGAGACAACAGCAGTTAACACGTTGTTCTGTTCGAAAACACAGCAGAAACAGATGCTAGAGATATGTGAGAGCTGCATTCGGGAGGAAACTCTCAGGGAAGTGAGAGACTCACACTTCTTTTCCATTATCACTGATGATGTGGTGGACATAGCAGGGGAAGAGCACCTGCCAGTGTTGGTGAGGTTTGTGGATGAATCACATAACCTGAGAGAGGAATTTGTGGGCTTCCTGCCTTATGAAGCTGATGCAGAAATTTTGGCTGTGAAATTTCACACTACAATAACTGAGAAGTGGGGGCTGAACATGGAGTACTGTCGTGGACAGGCTTACATTGTGTCCAGTGGATTTTCTTCCAAGATGAAAGTTGTTGCTTCGAGACTTCTAGAGAAATATCCCCAAGCTATCTATACACTCTGCTCTTCCTGTGCCTTAAATATGTGGTTAGCAAAATCGGTGCCTGTTACGGGAGTATCTGTTGCATTGGGAacgattgaggaagtttcttcttttttccatcgATCACCACAACTACTTTTAGAACTTGACCGTGTAATTTCAGTcctttttcagagtaatgaagaAAGGggtaatgaactgaaggaaatttgCCATTCTCAATGGACAGGAAGGCatgatgcttttgaaattttagtgGAACTCCTGCAAGCAC GTTTATGTTTAGATGGTATAAATAGTGACACAAATATTAGATGGAATAACTGCATAGCTGGCCGAGCATTTGTACTCTGTAGTGCAGTAACagattttgatttcattgttaCCATTGTTGTTCTTAAGAATGTCCTATCTTTTACAAGAGCCTTTGGGAAAAATCTCCAGGGGCAAACCTCTGATGTCTTCTTTGCAGCCAGCAGCTTGACTGCAGTGCTACATTCACTAAATGAAGTGATGGAAAACATTGAAGTTTATCATGAATTTTGGTTTGAGGAAGCCACAAATTTGGCAACCAAACTTGATATTCACATGAAACTCCCTGGCAAATTCCGCAGAGCTCAGCAAGGTAACCTGGAGTCTCAGTTAACCTCTGAGAGTTACTATAAAGAAACCCTAAGTGTTCCAACAGTGGAGCACATTATTCAGGAACTTAAAGATATATTCTCAGAACAGCACCTCAAAGCTCTTAAATGCTTATCTCTGgtaccctctgtcatgggacagcTCAAATTCAATACGTCGGAGGAACACCATGCTGACATGTACAGAAGTGACTTACCCAATCCTGACACACTCTCAGCCGAGCTTCATTGTTGGAGAATCAAGTGGAAACACAGAGGGAAAGATATAGAGCTTCCATCCACCATTTATGAAGCCCTCCATCTGCCTGACATCaagttttttcctaatgtttatgCTTTGTTGAAGGTCTTATGCATTCTTCCTGTGATGAAGGTTGAGAATGAACGCTATGAAAATGGACGAAAGCGTCTCAAAGCATACCTGAGGAACACTTTGACAGACCAAAGGTCAAGTAACTTGGCTTTGCttaacataaattttgatataaaacatGATCTGGATTTGATGGTGGACACATATATCAAACTCTATACAACTAAGTCAGAGCTTCCCACAGGTAATTCAGAAACCATTGAAAATACTTGA